One Trichormus variabilis 0441 genomic window, CGTTTTAGAAAAAGGCGTGATTGCAGAACGGGGAACCCATCCAGAGCTTTTGCAACAAAAAGGCTTGTATTGGTCACTGTACCAACGTCAACAAGCCAACGTGTAAGCAGTCGTAGTTTTTTAATTTTTACCTATTACTCACAATCCATAATACTTTTGGACGAATAGAGCAAAACTCTATTCGTTTTTTTTGCTCAAAAAGCTCATTCGATTTTTGATAATTTCGTAAATTTTTACACTACAATTATTCCTAATTTTTTACTTAAAAAGAAAAATAATACTTTTTGTTTGGATAATTTCACGGCTAAACTGTGCATCTTTCTGCATATTTAGATTTTGGAAAAATGATTATAATTTCTCCTGCATCTAGTCTTTAGCTAGATGAATAAATAGTTTTAGCATTTATGTCTGTATAAATTTTTTAGTATTTGAGGTTCAAGAGTTCATGAGTGTTACCCGTGAATATAACAACTTAAATAGGTTGGATAATTTAAGCGATGCCTTATCATCTGCTAGCAACTCTAGGATTTTTAATAGTAATAAAGATTACTTCCCCCTCGATACTGCTGTAAGCTCAATCATCGGTAGTAGTTATATAGCTGAAGCGACAGGAGTTTTAGCATCTAATAGCTACGCAAGTAATGATTTAAGCAGGAGTAATTTAGGTAACACTAATTTTACACAAGCATCACTACTACCAGACCTAACAGCACCAATCGGCTCAATTCCCACTTCTGCTAATGTCGGGAGCAGCATTCAAATCAACTATCAAGTCAGAAACCAAGGTAGTGCAAGTGCTGGAGGCAGCTTCACCAACTTCTATTTATCTCCAGATTTTAATCTCGATAGTAGTGATAGGTATCTAGGCTTTGACTATGTGAGTGGTTTGGCGGTTGGTGCTTCTAGCCAAAAGTCAGCCACACTCACCATTGGTAGTAATATCAACCCTGGTAATTACTATTTGATTTACTATGTGGATGGTGATGGCTATGTGAGTGAAAGTAATGAAAATAACAATATCTTCGGTGCAGCAATCTCGATTACCCAGCCAGACTTAACAGTATTAAACGCTTCAATTCCCACCTCAGCAAGAGTCGGGAGCAGTATTCAAATAAACTATCAAGTCAGAAATCAGGGTAATGGAAGTGCTGGTGATAGCAATACCAAATTCTACTTATCTCCAGATTTGAATATTGATAGTAGTGATTTCTATCTAGGTTTGGACTATGTGAGTGGTCTGGCTGCTGGTGCTTCTAGACAAGAGTCAGCCACATTCACCATTGGTAGTAACATCAACCCTGGTAACTACTATTTGATTTACTATGCTGATGCTGACGGCTATGTGAGTGAAAGCAATGAAAATAATAACGCCTTTGGCACTCTAATTAATATTACTTCGGCAGGGAATCCAGACCTAATTATTCAAAACCCCACAGCACCAACGACAGCATCAGTAGGTAATACCATCCAACTGAGTTATCAGGTAAGAAACCAAGGTCTGGGGAATGCGGTTGCTAGTACCACCAGATTTTACCTTTCTAGAGACACAACATTTAGTACAGATGATGTGTTGTTAGGTTCCGATTCTGTCGCTAGCATCGCCGCAGGTGCTGTCAGTTCCGAAACAGCCTCCATTGTTATAGCCAATAGCATCGCGGCTGGTAACTATCATTTGTTGTTCAGAACTGATGCAGATAATAACTTGGCGGAAAGTAATGAAACTAATAATTTGGTTTCTAGAACCATCACCATTAACACAGCTGATTTAATCGTTCAAAACCCCACAGCACCAACGACAGCATCAGTAGGTAATACCATCCAACTGAGTTATCAAGTAAGAAACCAAGGTGCTGGAAATGCCGTTGCGAGTACCACCAGATTCTACCTTTCTAGAGACACAACATTCAGCACAGATGATGTGTTGTTAGGTTCAGATTCTGTCGCCAGCATCGCCGCAGGTGCTGTCAGTTCCGAAACAGCCTCCATTGTTATAGCTAATAGCATCGCTGCTGGTAACTATCACTTGTTATTCAGAACTGATGCAGATAATAACTTGGCGGAAAGTAATGAAACTAATAATGTGGTTTCTAGAACCATCACCATTAACACAGCTGATTTAATCGTTCAAAACGCCACAGCACCAACGACAGCATCAGTAGGTAGTGCGATCGCATTGAGTTATCAGGTAAGAAACCAAGGTGCTGGAAATGCCGTTGCGAGTACCACCAGATTCTACCTTTCTAGAGACACAACATTCAGCACAGATGATGTGTTGTTAGGTTCAGATTCTGTCGCTAGCATCGCCGCAGGTGCAGTCAGTTCCGAAACAGCCTCCATTGTTATAGCCAATAGCATCGCTGGAGGTAACTATCATTTGTTGTTCAGAACTGATGCAGATAGCACAGTAGCGGAAAGTAATGAAACTAATAACATCGTTTCTAGAGCCATCACGATTAATGGCCCAAGACCCGACCTGATTATCCAAAATATTTCTGCTCCTAGCATTGTTGACCCTGGTAACATATTTACACTCAACTACCAAGTAGCAAATCAAGGTACTGCTAGTGCTGGTAATCATAGAACTAAGATTTATTTGTCTAGAGACACAACTCTTAGTAGTGATGATATATTGTTAGCCTCTGACCCTAACTACTTCTATCCTGTACTAAATGCTGGCACTTATAGTTCAGAATCTTACCTTTTGTCTATAAGTAGGGATATCAATTTTGGTAACTACCATCTGCTATTGCAAGCTGATGGCAATGACGAAATTAGTGAAAGCAACGAAAGCAACAATGTCACCGCCAAAGCGATTACAATTGCTGCACCAGATTTAATTGTCCAGAATCCTTCGGCTCCTGCCAGCGCTAACATTGGTACAACAATTTCACTCAGCTATCAATTAAAAAACCAAGGTAATGGCAATGCAGGTTTTCATTTCACTAATTTTTATCTTTCCCAAGACCAAACGCTTAGTAATGATGATGTCTATTTAGGCTTTGATGCCATCTCTAGTCTTGCACCCTCTGTTGTAGCTTCACGCTCTACATCTTTAACAATTAGAAGCAATACTGTTCCTGGTAATTACTATCTGCTTTATAAAGCTGATGGTGATGGAACGATAAGAGAAAGCAATGAAAATAATAACGTCGCTGCGAGAGCAATCACGATTACTGCACCAGATTTAGTGATTGAAAATGCTACCTCTGCTGGTAGTGCTGCCATCGGGGCTACACTGCAAGTTAACTATCAACTGAAAAACCAAGGTAATGGCACTGCTGGAGGCAGTAAGACAAGTTTTTATCTTTCACGAGATGGGGCATTTGGTGATGATGATATCTACTTAGGTATGGAAACTCAAGCTAGTGCTAGTGTGACACCTGGTGCCTCTATTTCTCGCTCCACGGCTATTACGCTTGATCCTACGATCAATCCCGGCCAATACTACCTCATATTTAGAGCGGATGGAGCAGGATCTGTTGCTGAGAGCAATGAAGGTAACAACGGCCTTTACATCACAGCACCAATCAATATCACTCCTATTAATGGCGGTGGATTTAACTCCACTACAGGTTATGGTTTAGTCAACGCCGCCGCCGCCGTGGCCAAAGCCCTTAATCAAAGCACCTTTGCTGATGTAGCTGACTTGGGTGGTAATGATTGGGGAGCAGATGCGATTAAAGCACCTGAAGTCTGGGCAAGGGGATACACTGGTCAAGGTGTGATCGTTGCGGTGGTGGATAGTGGAGTGGACTATACACACCCAGACTTGAGTGCCAATATGTGGAGGAATAGCAGAGAAACTGCGGGTAATGGCATAGATGATGATGGTAATGGTTTTATTGATGATGTTTACGGCTGGAACTTTTTCGGCAACAACAACAATCCACTAGATGATAACGGTCATGGTACTCATGTAGCTGGTACTATTGCTGCGGTGAGAAATACCTTTGGTGTCACTGGTATTGCCTATAATGCCAAGATTATGGCATTGAAAGCGTTGGGTGGTCCTCAAGGAACAGGTTCAGATGATATGGTTGCCAACAGTATTCGTTATGCTGCGAATAATGGGGCGCGAGTGATTAATCTCAGTTTAGGAGGATCTAATCCTGCACCTGATATTCTCTCAGCTATTCAATATGCCATCAGTAAAGGAGCAATTGTTGTTTCCGCATCTGGGAATGAAGGTCAATCTCTACCAGGCTACCCAGCTCGCTATGCAGACCAGTTTGGAATTGCTGTGGGAGCAGTCAATTACAATAGAACCTTAACCGATTTTTCCAACCGTGCTGGAACAACTCCACTGGCATACGTTACAGCCCCTGGTGCATACGATGACTTTTTTGGCATTGGTATATATTCGACCATACCAGGGGGTGGCTATGGTTTGAAGCCGGGAACATCAATGGCTGCTCCTCACGTTGCGGGTGTGGTGGCGCTGATGCTGAGTGCGAGGAATAATCTCACTGATGCTCAAGTGCGTCAGATTCTCACTTCTACAGCCGCGAATGGTGGTACACTCCCCAGTGCTAATTTGAGTACTTTGTCAAACACAGGTAGTAGTAATACGACGCTTTCTGGATTAACTTCTAGCTATACAAGTGCTAGTCTAGTTGAGATTTCTAACTGGACTACAATTGCTCGTGAACAAAGCAATACTATAGATTTGGCAAATTTAAGAAGAACATTTGCCTACTATCAAGACAGTCGTGATTATCAAGGTGTTCTCTCTTCTCAAGAAGTAGATATTGATGAGGAAAGTATAAACAAGAGACGCAGAAATACACCTAAGACCGTCAGGATTAGTTAATAGATTCAGGTGATACCCCGGCGCCTTCCCTGGTAGAGAAGGCTGCTCAATGTATTGAAGTTATGTTTTTTAACGCGGAGAGGCGCAGAGGTTTACGCAGAGGGGCGCGGAGATTGTCCAATTTTATTAGCGGTGTACTTAGTACCTTAGCAGATTAGGAAATGCTATGAAGATTCACGGCAACTTATGTATTGAATTAATTAAATATAAAAAGAAAATATAGGAAAAATTATTAAGGTTTTTAAGGCAAAATAAGAATATTTTTGATGGAAATGACTGGAGACTAACATAGATGGTTAAGTCTTCTGTTGTTCATGATTAGGGATTTTCGTTAGATATTGCTTTGAGTTTTGAGGTGAAGGACTCGGAGCGATCGCTTGTTTGTGGGGTAAACTGCCCAATAGGTGGATGAGTGACTGATATTGGTAGGAGTTTTGTGGATAGATCAGGGTTGAGGGAGAAAGGCTGACTCAGATAATCTTCTTGTTGGCTTAAGCTGACCTCAATACTAGCTGTCATGCTGGCGCTAGAAAGTGCCAACATCTTTTCTGTTGGGGGTTTCTCTTCTTCTTTGACTTGTTCCTGTTGTTTGAAACTCATCAATTGTAGGGTCTGATTTTGGTTGTTTCCTTGTCTGGCTCTATATTGTTCGGGTGCAGCCATTGGTGTTAAGCTTTCGGGAAATTTGCTGCAAATCAGGCGTTCAAATTCCATGTTGAAATGATATATTTCCTGACCCCGCCTTTGCCAAAATGCCAAGAGTTGCTGTACTGAGATTGCTTTATAGCGACCTTGATATAATGCCTCAATTACTGCTAAATGTAGCCAGTCGGCAGGATATTGTTTTTGCCAACGGTTAACTAGCTCATCGGCGTGATAACCACTGAGGTCAAAACTATAGTTAATAAGTAGGGCTTTTGCCAATTTGGCATAGGTGTTTGGTACTGATGTTGACATAAGACCTTTAGCTGCTGGCAATAGGTATGAATCATCGACCCATCGCATATAGCCTAGCGTGTTTTTGGCTGTAGGATTTATTACCAAGAGTTTTATGACTAAAAAGCAGTGTTTTTTATTTTACTTGGTCAACTGCTAACTGTCGAAATAATATAGGGTGAATTAATACTTGGCGCTCTCTGTATGGCGACTAAGGCTTGATAGACCATTGCGGCTACTTCTGCCCTGGTGGCTTCTCTGGTTGGTGCTAGCTGTTTCGGGTCTGGATAGTTGACAGTAATTTTCTGTTGTGTTGCTGTAACCACGGCTTTGCGAGCATATTCAGGAATATTATTATTGTCAGTGTAGATGAGTAAGTTATTGCTATCAACTGTCGATAGAGCTAATCCGTTAACTAGAGAGACGATGACCTGTAGCCTCTGGACGTTTTGGTCGGGGCGAAAGGTGCGATCGCTAAAACCACTGACGAAGCCGCCACTAGCGGCGATTTGTAAGGCTTTGTATGCCCAAAAATTCTTGGGTACGTCAGCAAAATCTGTGGCTGGTCTTCTAGCTGGTGGGTTAAAGGCTACTGCTACCATCGCCGCATATTGGGCGCGGGTCATGGGTTTGTTGGGTTGATAGCTACCATCAGCAAAACCACTGGTGATCCCCATACTGGCTAAACCACGAATGAATGGTTCAGCCCAATGTCCTGTCAGGTCTGTGAAGGAGGAAGTATCAACTTCAGGGCTGACTATATATGGTGAAGCTATGGCTTTTTCTTGCCCATTAGCTACTAATGCCTGATAAATTAAAGCCCCTATCTCGGCGCGGGTGATATCTCGCAGTGGTTCTAGTCTATCGGTTTGGGGATAGTTGACAACCAAGCTGTTTTGGGTGGCGACGGCGAGGGGGTTTGTGGCATAACTGGGAATTTGGGCGCGATCGCGGTATACAGTTAACACATTGGGGCTACCTCCAGTTAATTTCAGACCATTGACAATGGAGACGATTGCTTGGACTTTGCTTAAGTTCTGCATGGGGCGAAAGGTTCCATCAGGAAAACCGCTAATAAATCCCATTTGGGCGGCTTTGGTGATGGCTGATGCTGCCCAGAAATCTGATTTGATATCGGTGAATTTGGGCGGCTGATTGTTGGCGGGGAGTTGAAAGGTTTTGGCAATCACCGCCGCATATTGGGCGCGGGTGATTGGTGCATCGGGGGCAAATGTGCCATCGGGAAAGCCACTCATTAAGCCTTTGTTTACCAACGCTTCTACAAAAGCGGTTGCCCAATGTCCAGCTAGGTCAAGAAAACGAGTGTTAGCCAACTGTACGGGAATATCGATGATGGCGGCGGGAAATTCCACCAATCCCTTGACTTGGGTGGGATTTAACTGATTGCCTACAGAAACTAATTTTTGCGTTGTAGCATTTTGTATATCAAACTCACCATTATTACTAAAAATATTGCCGGCTGTATCTTGGCTGCTACCCAAGTCAGGGAGGGCGTTTTCATTGATTAATAATCCACATTGGGTATTTTTGATGAGTAAATTATGACGTAGTACAGGACGAGCATTGCGAGAAAGAGCGATCGCTGTCCGATTTTCTGATAGTTTGTTATTAACGAGTAAAGGTGCAGCAAAGTCACTGATAGCGATACCTAAAGGATTCTTTTGGAACACATTCCGCAATACTTCTCCTTTGCTGTTACGTGCCATAAATAAACCACTAGCCGTATTCTGCACAAACACATTATCTAAAATCGCTGGTTTGGCTGTACCGCTAGTAAATACACCTTCCCGACCACAATTAGTAAAAGTATTATTAGCAATATTAGGTGCAGTTGATTCAATCCACACACCAGTCCCCTTAGCTATAGGATTGGTGACAGTCACACCCCGCAGACTGGCTTGACTGAGTAAAACTAAGGTGACATTCTGCACACTAAAACTAGGGCTTTGATACTCTCCCCCCCCAGAAATCAAAATTCCTGCACCTTTGCTGGCTTCGTTCCCCACCACCGTTACCCCCTCAGGAATAACCAAGGGAAAGACTTCTTTATTTGCGGTGTTATAAGTCCCAGCACTCAGTTGGACAATCGTTGGTGGAGTGGCTTTTAAAGCACGGGTCAGGGTTTTAAACGGACTTTGCCGTGAACCCGTGTTAGCGTCATTCCCCGTTGCTGGGTTGACATAGACTGTGGTAATAGGCGTATTGTTCACAATTAATGATTGAGCAGCAATTTGTGGAAATTACGTCCATCATAAAGCAACACTACTTATATCAGGGCTTGGCTGCAAATCACAATGGGGATAGGTTGGAACCAGATTGGCAAACTGTTATTTATAGCTGTCCCATGATTCACGTTCTTCGTGCAGTTGCTTTTCTATATCTTCTGAGATTCTAAAGTGTTTTTGTTGACTTTATATAGTGATGACATCTTCGTAAATGTCTGGGATTGTGAGGGTTAATCCTATTGAGTTTAATTTTAAGTCATGTTCCTGGGTTAATATTTCTAGTGTCCAATTGCCTTGGTTATCTTTGCGATAAATTTCGATTTTGATTTCATCTTGGGAAACTAAGATATATTCTTGTAAGCTTTCTAGAGTACGGTAATTGATAAGTTTTTCTCTTCTGTCTGTGAGTTCTGTGCTTGGTGATAGGACTTCGATGATTAAGCAGGGAGAGTTTAGGTAAAAGCGGTCTTGGTCTTGTGGGTCGCAGGTGACTGTAACATCTGGATAGTAGAATAGGTTTTTGGGTTCATTGGCTAGTTTGAGTCTGATTTTCATGTCAGCCATGAAGACGCTACAGGAAGTACCCCGCAGATGGGAACGTATTCTACTGGCAATGTTGAGAGTGATTGTGTTATGTTCTTTGCTATCGCCGGACATGGCGAAGATTTGTCCGCCCAGGTATTCGTGACGGGTTTCGCTTGATTTTTCTAGTTCTAGGTATTCTTCGGCGGTAAAGAGGTTGATGGGTGAGTACATGGTTTCACTTTGTTAGTCTCTTTTCTATTATGTGTAGGCAACTCAAGGTTGAATTTTCTGCGCTGGGGGTGAGGTATTGTTTTTGTCTCACGCAGAGACGCAGCGAAAAGTCGGAGCGCCGGCTTCCGGCGATCTGAACTTTTCAAGACAGAGGCGCAAAGAGGGGAGATGGAGAGTTTAGGTGTCAAAAGTGCTGCAAATAATACCCTCAGAGGACACCCGGATTTTATCTGGTTTGCAAATTCAAATATATTTGCGTATTTATACTTATAAATAAGTATTTTATAAAACGTAGTAAGTGGAATCCGGTCAAGAGGGTTGGGAAAATGTCAATATTGTTGAGTACCCTAGATGAAGTTGCTCGGCAAAACTGATGATTGAAGTTGAACATCTAAGTAAAATCTATGGTTCCACCCCAGCAATTACTGATGTGACTTTTAGTGTCGAACCTGGGGAAATTGTGGGGTTTTTGGGGCCGAATGGGGCGGGGAAGACGACGACTATGCGAATTTTGGCTGGTTATTTACCTGCGAGTAGTGGGACAGCTAAAATTGCGGGTTTTGATGTCCATGAAAATTCTTTGGCTGTGCGTCAGCGTATTGGTTATTTACCAGAAACGCCGCCGTTATATACAGATATGACGGTGGAGGGTTTTCTGCATTTTGTGGCGCGGATTAAAGGGGTGTCCGCAGGCGATCGCTCTCTCAAGGTAAACGCAGCGATCAAACGTTGTAACCTGGAGGATAGGCGTAAAGTAATTATCCGCAAATTATCTAAAGGATATCGTCAAAGGGTGGGTATTGCTCAGGCGATCGTCCATGACCCACCAGCAATTATTCTCGATGAACCGACGGTGGGACTTGACCCCAGACAAATTATCGATGTGCGGAATTTAATTAAAAGCCTCGCAGGAACCCACACGGTAATTCTCTCTACTCACATTTTGCCAGAGGTGAGTATGACCTGTAGCCGTGTGGCTATTATCAATCGCGGTAAGGTGGTAGCTACGAATACACCAGAAAATTTGATGACTCAGTTGACAGGTGGCTCAGGTTATGAAATTGAAATTGAGGGGGAATTAGCCCTAGCCAAGCAGGTATTACAAAAAGTGCCTGGGGTGAGTTTGGTAGAATCTATTCCTGGTCATCATCTTCCTAGAGAGAACCGCGCATACTTACGAGTATTATCACAACCGGGAAGCGACGCAGGTAAAGATATTGCCACAAGTTTAATCAGTTCGGGATTTGGTTTGCACGAAATGCGCCGTGTCAGCGCTACCCTAGAAGATGTCTTCTTGCAACTAACCACAGAAGAAAAGAATCTCACATCCCTGAAGGATTCAGCAACCAAAGAAGGAGAAGCAGCGTAAATGGGTATAGTCTTGAGTAATATTATTGCCATTTATCGCCGAGAGTTACAGAGTTATTTTGTCTCACCTTTAGCTTATGCGATCGCCTCTGTATTTTGGTTCATCGCTGGGTTATTTTTAGTGATGATTTTACTGGGGCCGAATGGTATTTTAGTATACGTCGCTTCTTTGGATGTACAAGGACAACAACTAGGAGTACCAGTCCCCCCAATTGATGTACCGGCGGAATTTATCCAGGCATTTTTAGATCGGTTGGGTTGGCTATTATTATTTATCTTGCCAGTGTTGTCGATGGGATTGTACGCCGAAGAACGCAAACGCGGTACATTGGAACTTTTAGCCACCTCACCAGTCACTAATTGGGCAGTAGCGGTTGGTAAATTATTAGGTGTGCTGACATTTTTTATTACTCTAGTTGTACCATTACTACTATTCGAGGCGATCGCCCTTAGTAGTTCTAATCCACCAATGCCAGCGACAATACCCCTACTCGCTCATTTGGGGTTAATCTTACTAGCAGCAGCCATTTTATCCTTAGGAATGTTTATTTCTTCCCTAACAGACAGCACTATCTTATCTGCGGTTTTCACCTTTGCCC contains:
- a CDS encoding DUF1565 domain-containing protein, which translates into the protein MVNNTPITTVYVNPATGNDANTGSRQSPFKTLTRALKATPPTIVQLSAGTYNTANKEVFPLVIPEGVTVVGNEASKGAGILISGGGEYQSPSFSVQNVTLVLLSQASLRGVTVTNPIAKGTGVWIESTAPNIANNTFTNCGREGVFTSGTAKPAILDNVFVQNTASGLFMARNSKGEVLRNVFQKNPLGIAISDFAAPLLVNNKLSENRTAIALSRNARPVLRHNLLIKNTQCGLLINENALPDLGSSQDTAGNIFSNNGEFDIQNATTQKLVSVGNQLNPTQVKGLVEFPAAIIDIPVQLANTRFLDLAGHWATAFVEALVNKGLMSGFPDGTFAPDAPITRAQYAAVIAKTFQLPANNQPPKFTDIKSDFWAASAITKAAQMGFISGFPDGTFRPMQNLSKVQAIVSIVNGLKLTGGSPNVLTVYRDRAQIPSYATNPLAVATQNSLVVNYPQTDRLEPLRDITRAEIGALIYQALVANGQEKAIASPYIVSPEVDTSSFTDLTGHWAEPFIRGLASMGITSGFADGSYQPNKPMTRAQYAAMVAVAFNPPARRPATDFADVPKNFWAYKALQIAASGGFVSGFSDRTFRPDQNVQRLQVIVSLVNGLALSTVDSNNLLIYTDNNNIPEYARKAVVTATQQKITVNYPDPKQLAPTREATRAEVAAMVYQALVAIQRAPSINSPYIISTVSS
- a CDS encoding Uma2 family endonuclease — translated: MYSPINLFTAEEYLELEKSSETRHEYLGGQIFAMSGDSKEHNTITLNIASRIRSHLRGTSCSVFMADMKIRLKLANEPKNLFYYPDVTVTCDPQDQDRFYLNSPCLIIEVLSPSTELTDRREKLINYRTLESLQEYILVSQDEIKIEIYRKDNQGNWTLEILTQEHDLKLNSIGLTLTIPDIYEDVITI
- a CDS encoding ABC transporter permease; translated protein: MGIVLSNIIAIYRRELQSYFVSPLAYAIASVFWFIAGLFLVMILLGPNGILVYVASLDVQGQQLGVPVPPIDVPAEFIQAFLDRLGWLLLFILPVLSMGLYAEERKRGTLELLATSPVTNWAVAVGKLLGVLTFFITLVVPLLLFEAIALSSSNPPMPATIPLLAHLGLILLAAAILSLGMFISSLTDSTILSAVFTFALVLLLLFVDVIAKGIGGPVGEIIGHLSLLKHYNTFIQGIFDTSALILFASYIFLGIFLTAQSIDALRFQRN
- a CDS encoding ABC transporter ATP-binding protein — its product is MIEVEHLSKIYGSTPAITDVTFSVEPGEIVGFLGPNGAGKTTTMRILAGYLPASSGTAKIAGFDVHENSLAVRQRIGYLPETPPLYTDMTVEGFLHFVARIKGVSAGDRSLKVNAAIKRCNLEDRRKVIIRKLSKGYRQRVGIAQAIVHDPPAIILDEPTVGLDPRQIIDVRNLIKSLAGTHTVILSTHILPEVSMTCSRVAIINRGKVVATNTPENLMTQLTGGSGYEIEIEGELALAKQVLQKVPGVSLVESIPGHHLPRENRAYLRVLSQPGSDAGKDIATSLISSGFGLHEMRRVSATLEDVFLQLTTEEKNLTSLKDSATKEGEAA
- a CDS encoding CARDB domain-containing protein, yielding MSVTREYNNLNRLDNLSDALSSASNSRIFNSNKDYFPLDTAVSSIIGSSYIAEATGVLASNSYASNDLSRSNLGNTNFTQASLLPDLTAPIGSIPTSANVGSSIQINYQVRNQGSASAGGSFTNFYLSPDFNLDSSDRYLGFDYVSGLAVGASSQKSATLTIGSNINPGNYYLIYYVDGDGYVSESNENNNIFGAAISITQPDLTVLNASIPTSARVGSSIQINYQVRNQGNGSAGDSNTKFYLSPDLNIDSSDFYLGLDYVSGLAAGASRQESATFTIGSNINPGNYYLIYYADADGYVSESNENNNAFGTLINITSAGNPDLIIQNPTAPTTASVGNTIQLSYQVRNQGLGNAVASTTRFYLSRDTTFSTDDVLLGSDSVASIAAGAVSSETASIVIANSIAAGNYHLLFRTDADNNLAESNETNNLVSRTITINTADLIVQNPTAPTTASVGNTIQLSYQVRNQGAGNAVASTTRFYLSRDTTFSTDDVLLGSDSVASIAAGAVSSETASIVIANSIAAGNYHLLFRTDADNNLAESNETNNVVSRTITINTADLIVQNATAPTTASVGSAIALSYQVRNQGAGNAVASTTRFYLSRDTTFSTDDVLLGSDSVASIAAGAVSSETASIVIANSIAGGNYHLLFRTDADSTVAESNETNNIVSRAITINGPRPDLIIQNISAPSIVDPGNIFTLNYQVANQGTASAGNHRTKIYLSRDTTLSSDDILLASDPNYFYPVLNAGTYSSESYLLSISRDINFGNYHLLLQADGNDEISESNESNNVTAKAITIAAPDLIVQNPSAPASANIGTTISLSYQLKNQGNGNAGFHFTNFYLSQDQTLSNDDVYLGFDAISSLAPSVVASRSTSLTIRSNTVPGNYYLLYKADGDGTIRESNENNNVAARAITITAPDLVIENATSAGSAAIGATLQVNYQLKNQGNGTAGGSKTSFYLSRDGAFGDDDIYLGMETQASASVTPGASISRSTAITLDPTINPGQYYLIFRADGAGSVAESNEGNNGLYITAPINITPINGGGFNSTTGYGLVNAAAAVAKALNQSTFADVADLGGNDWGADAIKAPEVWARGYTGQGVIVAVVDSGVDYTHPDLSANMWRNSRETAGNGIDDDGNGFIDDVYGWNFFGNNNNPLDDNGHGTHVAGTIAAVRNTFGVTGIAYNAKIMALKALGGPQGTGSDDMVANSIRYAANNGARVINLSLGGSNPAPDILSAIQYAISKGAIVVSASGNEGQSLPGYPARYADQFGIAVGAVNYNRTLTDFSNRAGTTPLAYVTAPGAYDDFFGIGIYSTIPGGGYGLKPGTSMAAPHVAGVVALMLSARNNLTDAQVRQILTSTAANGGTLPSANLSTLSNTGSSNTTLSGLTSSYTSASLVEISNWTTIAREQSNTIDLANLRRTFAYYQDSRDYQGVLSSQEVDIDEESINKRRRNTPKTVRIS